A portion of the Cyanobium sp. PCC 7001 genome contains these proteins:
- a CDS encoding response regulator transcription factor: MSGPRLLIVDDDPELRRFLRTELELEGYSCEEASTGQQALQRVRAGGWELLLLDWSLPDFSGVEICRRLRSTGDTTQVLMVTARDDVQERVAALDAGADDYLTKPFSIEELLARVRARLRRRGAEQTQEPALQVLSLADLEMVPARHEVSRAGAVVTLTNTEYELLKLLLEHPKQVQRRADILKAVWGETWVGDDNVLDVYIRSLRRKLEPPGSTTLIQTVRGVGFMLREGEPRS, encoded by the coding sequence TTGTCCGGCCCCCGCCTGCTGATCGTGGATGACGACCCGGAGCTGCGCCGCTTCCTGCGCACCGAACTGGAGCTGGAGGGCTACAGCTGCGAGGAGGCGAGCACCGGACAGCAGGCCCTGCAGCGGGTGCGGGCCGGTGGCTGGGAGCTGCTGCTGCTCGACTGGAGCCTGCCCGATTTCAGCGGCGTGGAGATCTGCCGCCGCCTGCGGTCCACCGGCGACACCACCCAGGTGCTGATGGTGACGGCCCGCGACGATGTGCAGGAGCGGGTGGCGGCCCTCGATGCCGGCGCCGACGATTACCTCACCAAGCCCTTCTCCATCGAGGAGCTGCTGGCGCGGGTACGGGCACGGCTGCGGCGCCGTGGCGCCGAACAGACCCAGGAGCCGGCCCTGCAGGTGCTGAGCCTGGCGGATCTGGAGATGGTACCGGCACGCCACGAGGTGAGCCGGGCGGGGGCCGTGGTGACGCTCACCAACACGGAATACGAACTGCTGAAGCTGCTGCTGGAGCACCCGAAGCAGGTGCAACGCCGCGCCGACATTCTCAAGGCGGTGTGGGGCGAAACCTGGGTGGGCGACGACAACGTGCTGGATGTCTACATCCGCTCGCTGCGGCGCAAGCTGGAGCCGCCGGGGTCCACCACCTTGATCCAGACGGTGCGTGGCGTGGGCTTCATGCTGCGGGAGGGCGAGCCACGCTCCTGA
- a CDS encoding sensor histidine kinase KdpD, which produces MRLIQQESARMGTLVADLLDLARQDSGRLSLRRQPLQADDVLLALYERMAATAQGRLRLAPSDDHPAHEAPLLAWGDPDRLQQCLTALVDNALRYSPATAPVTVGARSAADGGLQFWVRDQGPGVIPDERQLIFERFVRGSAGLRAEQRGSGIGLAVAKLLMEAMGGRVGVVDAPDGGAEFQLWLPAAPRELRSVARPPAA; this is translated from the coding sequence TTGCGGCTGATCCAGCAGGAGTCGGCCCGGATGGGCACCCTGGTGGCCGATCTGCTCGATCTGGCGCGTCAGGATTCCGGCCGCCTCAGCCTGCGGCGCCAGCCCCTGCAGGCCGATGACGTGCTTCTGGCCTTGTACGAGCGCATGGCCGCGACTGCCCAGGGCCGGCTGCGGCTGGCCCCCAGCGACGACCACCCGGCCCACGAGGCGCCCCTGCTCGCCTGGGGGGATCCCGACCGTCTGCAGCAATGCCTCACCGCCCTGGTGGACAACGCTCTGCGCTACAGCCCGGCCACCGCTCCGGTGACTGTGGGGGCCAGATCCGCTGCCGACGGCGGCCTGCAGTTCTGGGTGCGGGACCAAGGCCCCGGCGTGATCCCCGATGAGCGCCAGCTCATCTTCGAGCGGTTCGTGCGTGGCTCGGCCGGCCTGCGGGCCGAGCAGCGCGGCAGCGGCATCGGCCTCGCCGTGGCGAAGCTGCTGATGGAGGCGATGGGCGGCCGTGTGGGGGTGGTGGACGCGCCGGACGGTGGAGCAGAGTTCCAGCTGTGGCTGCCGGCGGCCCCGCGGGAGCTCAGGAGCGTGGCTCGCCCTCCCGCAGCATGA
- a CDS encoding HAMP domain-containing protein, whose protein sequence is MRIAPLRIWLQSASLMAVLAGYCLLLAMHQALSAVQRREVHLHLAAQQAGLLGSDLRARDLSLPELRALLRERPSLPGLELSLVSVPRQDDPALELPEPELLRRGAESWLVSTVTIVQDGGKPFGLQVSQDVTASVQQEQLRFWLLVVAAGVSSLFTSVLLRLVLRRGLTRPLEAFSEQLGRMQAPPQPGDLIPLDSQPEELRPIALAFNDLQQRLSGSWERQRNFVDGVAHELRTPITLVSGHAQR, encoded by the coding sequence GTGAGAATCGCGCCCCTGCGGATCTGGCTCCAGAGCGCCTCCCTGATGGCGGTGCTGGCTGGCTACTGCCTGCTGCTGGCAATGCATCAGGCCCTCTCGGCCGTCCAGCGTCGCGAAGTCCATCTCCATCTCGCTGCCCAGCAGGCTGGCCTGCTGGGCAGCGACCTGCGGGCCCGGGACCTGTCCCTGCCGGAGCTGCGAGCCCTGTTGCGGGAGCGTCCTTCCCTGCCAGGTCTGGAGTTGAGCCTCGTCAGCGTGCCTCGCCAGGATGATCCCGCGCTGGAGCTGCCCGAGCCCGAGCTGCTGCGTCGTGGCGCGGAGTCCTGGCTCGTGAGCACCGTGACCATCGTGCAGGACGGCGGTAAACCATTCGGCCTGCAGGTGAGCCAGGACGTGACCGCCTCGGTGCAGCAGGAGCAGCTGCGCTTCTGGCTCCTTGTGGTGGCCGCCGGCGTTTCGAGCCTGTTCACCAGTGTCCTGCTGCGCCTGGTGCTGCGGCGCGGGCTCACCCGGCCGCTCGAAGCCTTCTCCGAGCAGCTGGGGCGCATGCAGGCACCACCCCAGCCGGGCGACCTGATTCCCCTGGACTCCCAGCCCGAGGAGTTGCGCCCCATCGCCCTGGCCTTCAACGACCTGCAGCAGCGGCTCTCGGGCTCCTGGGAGCGGCAGCGCAACTTCGTGGATGGCGTGGCCCATGAGCTGCGCACCCCCATCACCCTGGTGTCGGGCCATGCCCAGCGTTAG
- a CDS encoding prepilin-type N-terminal cleavage/methylation domain-containing protein: protein MTSRLQARLLAQRSLIQAISKKPSKRKGLAAGFTLIELLIVVIIIGVLSAIAIPAFLNQQNRARAAAANTRAMDAARTCAALQITAQEAQYNAEPAPGVNGTCTAAGTPTTFTFPAGTGFTQAVASITSGGTVNLTTLSQPN from the coding sequence ATGACCTCCCGACTCCAGGCCAGGCTGCTGGCCCAACGGTCTCTGATTCAGGCCATCAGCAAGAAGCCCAGCAAGCGCAAAGGCCTCGCGGCCGGCTTTACGCTGATCGAACTGCTGATCGTTGTGATCATCATCGGCGTGCTGTCCGCAATTGCCATTCCGGCGTTCCTGAACCAGCAGAATCGGGCCAGGGCTGCTGCGGCCAACACGAGGGCGATGGACGCCGCTCGAACATGCGCGGCTCTCCAGATCACTGCGCAAGAAGCCCAGTACAACGCAGAGCCAGCCCCAGGAGTCAACGGCACATGCACCGCGGCCGGCACTCCAACCACATTCACCTTCCCAGCAGGCACCGGATTTACACAAGCTGTAGCCAGCATTACTTCAGGCGGCACTGTTAACCTTACCACCCTATCGCAACCAAATTAA
- a CDS encoding prepilin-type N-terminal cleavage/methylation domain-containing protein codes for MVDSMNNWNGTRPQLQLRSGFTLVELLLGLLLGCLLSGIMLQCVFSESRNGQKLARLLRERQAGERLLELIRSEVQQASLVSVGTGNPLSLVPACNLGGRELVLQLQTVHGVISYSQGVAPDAIWLGNVLMRCGPSYGLDGGIKPSSAQNRVVLDGLEESRSNNRVIWLLGTIEAIGHLNRDA; via the coding sequence ATGGTTGATTCAATGAACAACTGGAATGGCACCCGACCGCAGCTCCAACTACGCTCCGGATTCACCTTGGTGGAGCTGTTGCTTGGCTTGCTGCTTGGGTGCCTGCTCAGTGGCATCATGCTTCAGTGCGTGTTCAGCGAAAGCCGCAACGGTCAGAAACTTGCCAGGCTTTTGAGAGAACGCCAGGCCGGTGAGCGACTGTTGGAGCTGATCCGCAGTGAAGTGCAGCAGGCCTCTTTGGTGAGTGTGGGGACGGGTAATCCCCTAAGTTTAGTGCCGGCCTGCAACTTGGGGGGGCGTGAGCTGGTGCTGCAGCTGCAGACAGTTCATGGTGTAATCAGTTACTCGCAGGGGGTGGCTCCAGATGCGATTTGGCTGGGCAATGTGCTGATGCGGTGTGGGCCGTCGTATGGGTTGGATGGTGGTATTAAGCCTAGTAGCGCTCAGAACCGGGTGGTGTTGGATGGCCTTGAGGAAAGCAGGTCTAACAATAGGGTAATTTGGTTGCTTGGTACAATCGAGGCGATAGGTCATTTGAATAGGGATGCCTAG
- a CDS encoding Tfp pilus assembly protein FimT/FimU, with protein MEVLVGVTLLALLASLVIDSGRRQLAAVKVEAAARRLGTLLERTRDRAEQAGSPLVLPLQGEGGLEEEVLEGDVSLALDHNMPSELRFTANGLVIDGGTAVVSATGTDLRRCLVMSLPLGIVRAGRYEGDPAAGPSSSLCRPDRQL; from the coding sequence GTGGAGGTGTTGGTGGGGGTGACCCTGCTGGCTCTGCTGGCATCGCTGGTGATCGACAGTGGCCGGCGCCAGCTGGCGGCAGTGAAGGTGGAGGCGGCGGCCCGGCGCCTCGGCACCCTGCTGGAGCGAACTCGTGACCGGGCCGAGCAGGCCGGCAGCCCGCTGGTGTTGCCACTCCAGGGTGAGGGTGGCCTGGAGGAGGAGGTGTTGGAGGGCGATGTTTCCTTGGCGTTGGATCACAACATGCCCAGCGAGCTGCGCTTCACGGCCAATGGGCTGGTGATCGATGGGGGCACGGCTGTCGTGAGTGCAACGGGTACGGATCTGCGCCGCTGCCTGGTGATGAGTCTGCCGCTGGGGATTGTGCGGGCGGGGCGCTACGAGGGCGACCCGGCGGCGGGGCCCAGCAGCAGCCTTTGCAGGCCTGATCGCCAGCTTTGA
- the lepA gene encoding translation elongation factor 4: MTDVPVSRIRNFCIIAHIDHGKSTLADRLLQTTGTVADRDMQEQFLDNMELERERGITIKLQAARMEYQAADGHTYILNLIDTPGHVDFSYEVSRSLQACEGALLVVDASQGVEAQTLANVYLALENDLEIIPVLNKIDLPGADPDRIAAEIEAIIGLDCTNAIHCSAKTGLGVPDILQAVVDRVPPPADTVAEPLRALIFDSYYDPYRGVIVYFRVIAGTIRRKDKVLLMASGKTYELDEVGVMAPDQRQVEALHAGEVGYLAASIKAVADARVGDTITLVANPAAEPLPGYTEAKPMVFCGLFPTDADQYPDLREALDKLQLSDAALRYEPETSSAMGFGFRCGFLGLLHMEIVQERLEREYNLDLIVTAPSVIYQVNMLDGTTVMVDNPATLPDPQKRESIEEPYVSLEIYTPNSFNGTLMELCQERRGEFIDMKYITTDRVTLHYEMPLAEVVTDFFDQMKSRTKGYASMEYHLIGYRRNELVRLDVLINGEKADPLTTIVHRDKAYGVGKSLVEKLKELIPRQQFKIPIQASIGSRVIASESISAMRKDVLAKCYGGDISRKKKLLQKQAKGKKRMKAMGKVDVPQEAFMAVLKLNR, encoded by the coding sequence ATGACCGACGTTCCCGTTTCCCGGATCCGCAATTTCTGCATCATCGCCCACATCGACCACGGCAAATCCACCCTGGCGGATCGCCTTTTGCAGACCACCGGCACCGTGGCGGATCGCGACATGCAGGAGCAGTTCCTCGACAACATGGAGCTGGAGCGCGAGCGCGGCATCACGATCAAGCTGCAGGCCGCCCGCATGGAATACCAGGCCGCGGATGGACACACCTACATCCTCAACCTGATCGACACCCCCGGCCATGTGGACTTCTCCTACGAGGTGAGCCGTTCGCTGCAGGCCTGCGAGGGGGCGCTGCTGGTGGTGGATGCCAGCCAGGGCGTGGAGGCCCAGACCCTGGCCAATGTGTATCTGGCCCTGGAGAACGATCTGGAGATCATTCCGGTGCTCAACAAGATCGATCTGCCCGGTGCCGACCCCGATCGCATCGCCGCCGAGATCGAAGCGATCATCGGCCTCGACTGCACCAACGCCATCCACTGCTCCGCCAAGACCGGGCTCGGTGTGCCCGACATCCTCCAGGCGGTGGTGGACCGGGTGCCGCCACCGGCCGACACCGTGGCCGAACCGCTGCGGGCCCTGATCTTCGACTCCTATTACGACCCCTACCGGGGGGTGATCGTGTATTTCCGGGTGATCGCTGGCACGATCCGCCGGAAAGACAAGGTACTGCTGATGGCCTCGGGCAAAACCTACGAACTCGATGAGGTGGGGGTGATGGCGCCGGACCAGCGCCAGGTGGAGGCCCTCCATGCCGGGGAGGTGGGCTACCTGGCCGCCTCGATCAAGGCCGTGGCCGATGCCCGCGTGGGCGACACCATCACTCTGGTGGCCAACCCCGCCGCCGAGCCCCTGCCCGGCTACACCGAGGCCAAGCCGATGGTGTTCTGCGGCCTCTTCCCCACCGACGCCGACCAGTACCCCGACCTGCGCGAGGCCCTCGACAAGCTGCAACTCTCCGATGCCGCTCTCCGCTACGAGCCGGAAACCAGCAGTGCCATGGGCTTCGGCTTCCGCTGCGGATTCCTCGGCCTGCTGCACATGGAGATCGTGCAGGAGCGGCTGGAGCGGGAGTACAACCTCGATCTGATTGTCACTGCCCCCTCGGTGATCTATCAGGTGAACATGCTCGATGGCACCACCGTGATGGTGGACAATCCCGCCACCCTGCCGGATCCCCAGAAGCGCGAATCGATCGAGGAGCCCTATGTGAGCCTGGAGATCTACACCCCCAACAGCTTCAATGGCACCTTGATGGAGCTGTGCCAGGAGCGGCGGGGAGAGTTCATCGACATGAAGTACATCACTACAGACCGGGTGACGCTCCACTACGAGATGCCCCTGGCCGAAGTGGTGACCGACTTCTTCGATCAGATGAAGAGCCGTACCAAGGGCTATGCCTCGATGGAATACCACCTGATCGGCTACCGCCGCAACGAGCTGGTGCGCCTCGATGTGCTGATCAACGGCGAGAAGGCCGACCCCCTCACGACCATCGTGCACCGCGACAAGGCCTATGGCGTGGGCAAGAGCCTGGTGGAGAAGCTCAAGGAGCTGATCCCCCGCCAGCAGTTCAAGATTCCGATCCAGGCCTCGATCGGCAGCCGCGTGATCGCCTCCGAAAGCATCAGCGCCATGCGGAAGGATGTGCTCGCCAAGTGCTACGGCGGCGACATCTCCCGCAAGAAGAAACTGCTGCAGAAGCAGGCCAAGGGCAAGAAGCGCATGAAGGCCATGGGCAAGGTGGACGTGCCCCAGGAGGCGTTCATGGCGGTGCTCAAGCTCAACCGCTAG
- a CDS encoding NifU family protein, producing MTTEAASTSQDPRALTIENVERTLDELRPYLMADGGNVEVVEIDGPIVKVRLQGACGSCPSSTMTLKMGIERKLREAIPEVSEVVQVL from the coding sequence ATGACCACCGAAGCTGCCAGCACGAGCCAAGACCCACGGGCACTCACCATCGAGAACGTAGAGCGCACCCTCGATGAGCTGCGCCCCTACCTGATGGCCGATGGCGGCAATGTGGAAGTGGTGGAGATTGATGGCCCGATCGTGAAGGTGCGGCTGCAGGGGGCGTGCGGTTCTTGCCCCAGCAGCACGATGACTCTCAAGATGGGGATTGAAAGGAAGCTCAGAGAGGCGATTCCCGAGGTAAGCGAAGTGGTGCAGGTGCTCTGA
- a CDS encoding prepilin-type N-terminal cleavage/methylation domain-containing protein has translation MLSASVRHRFARRLLPTRPAGHGLTLTELLTVVVVLGVVAAISTSGLLFVLRRERINAAALEVAGWLEEVRNLSARRVDANANAGGCAITLSLSAGMAANAVLATAENACGARDPQLRLPRDLQGTVTGSSTNGNSIIFTPRGLWIANPAVQGPLEIKLLLDGGGPLRCVRLSETLGSIDIGRANTNNVGANCTDYVAL, from the coding sequence ATGCTTTCTGCCTCTGTGCGACACCGCTTTGCCCGCAGGCTGCTGCCTACCCGACCGGCAGGCCATGGGCTCACGCTCACCGAACTGCTCACGGTAGTGGTGGTGCTGGGAGTGGTGGCTGCGATCAGCACCTCCGGTCTGCTGTTCGTATTGCGCAGGGAGCGGATCAATGCGGCCGCACTGGAGGTGGCGGGATGGCTTGAGGAAGTGCGCAACCTCTCCGCTCGGCGAGTGGATGCCAATGCCAATGCCGGTGGCTGTGCTATCACGCTGAGTCTTTCCGCAGGGATGGCGGCCAATGCGGTGCTTGCCACTGCCGAGAATGCCTGTGGCGCCCGTGACCCCCAGCTACGCCTGCCCCGTGATCTCCAGGGCACCGTGACGGGGTCAAGCACCAATGGTAATTCTATCATTTTCACCCCCCGAGGTCTCTGGATAGCTAACCCGGCCGTGCAGGGGCCATTGGAAATCAAATTGCTCCTGGATGGTGGAGGACCATTGCGCTGTGTCCGGCTCTCCGAAACCCTCGGCTCGATCGACATCGGCCGGGCCAATACCAACAATGTGGGGGCCAACTGCACCGATTACGTCGCGCTCTGA
- the serS gene encoding serine--tRNA ligase codes for MLDQRLLRDDPALIAAPLARRGLSPDLASLQQIALQQRDLQEQRSGLQAEGNRIGKEVGQQIKAGAAAGGPEVKALRERGNAIKQDVAALEEREKDLQQQLQEALLALPNLPAAAVPDGTSEADNVEVKRWGNPRQESGLLEHWQIAEQLGLFDTERSVRIAQSRFVTLLGQGARLERALISFMLDRHGSRGYTEVMPPILVNSASLTASGQLPKFAEESFRCSGDDLWLTPTAEVPLTSLHRDEVIPAEQLPLKYCAYTPCFRREAGSYGRDTRGLIRLHQFNKVELYWFTRPDHSAEAHEQITSDAEAILEALELPYRRIELCTGDLGFSAARTFDLEVWLPGAGAYREISSCSVCGDFQARRASIRFKDPDTKSTQLVHTLNGSGLAVGRTMAALLENGQQADGTVRLPKALVPYFGAERIG; via the coding sequence GTGCTCGACCAGCGCCTGCTGCGCGACGACCCCGCCCTGATCGCCGCCCCGCTGGCCCGCCGCGGCCTCAGCCCCGACCTGGCCAGCCTGCAGCAGATCGCCCTGCAGCAGCGGGATCTGCAGGAACAGCGCAGCGGGCTGCAGGCCGAGGGCAACCGCATCGGCAAGGAGGTGGGCCAGCAGATCAAGGCCGGCGCGGCCGCGGGCGGTCCGGAGGTGAAGGCCCTGCGCGAGCGCGGCAACGCCATCAAGCAGGACGTGGCGGCGCTGGAAGAGCGGGAGAAAGACCTGCAGCAGCAGCTGCAGGAGGCCCTGCTCGCCCTGCCGAACCTGCCCGCCGCTGCCGTGCCGGACGGCACCAGCGAGGCCGACAACGTGGAGGTGAAGCGCTGGGGCAACCCGCGCCAGGAGAGCGGCCTGCTGGAGCACTGGCAGATCGCCGAGCAACTCGGCCTGTTCGACACCGAGCGGTCGGTGCGCATCGCCCAGAGCCGTTTCGTGACTCTCCTGGGACAGGGCGCGCGCCTCGAGCGGGCCCTGATCAGCTTCATGCTCGATCGCCACGGGAGCCGCGGCTACACCGAGGTGATGCCGCCGATCCTGGTGAACAGCGCCAGCCTCACCGCCTCCGGCCAGCTGCCCAAGTTCGCCGAAGAGAGCTTCCGCTGCTCAGGCGACGACCTCTGGCTCACCCCCACCGCCGAGGTGCCGCTCACCTCCCTGCACCGCGACGAGGTGATTCCCGCCGAGCAGCTGCCGCTCAAATACTGCGCCTACACCCCCTGCTTCCGCCGCGAGGCCGGCTCCTACGGCCGCGACACCCGCGGCCTGATCCGCCTGCACCAGTTCAACAAGGTGGAGCTCTACTGGTTCACCCGCCCGGATCACTCCGCCGAGGCCCACGAGCAGATCACATCCGACGCCGAGGCCATCCTCGAGGCCCTGGAGCTGCCCTACCGCCGCATCGAGCTCTGCACGGGTGATCTGGGATTCTCCGCCGCCCGCACGTTTGATCTTGAGGTGTGGCTCCCCGGCGCCGGCGCCTACCGCGAGATCTCCAGCTGCTCGGTGTGCGGCGACTTCCAGGCCCGCCGTGCCTCGATCCGCTTCAAGGACCCCGACACCAAGAGCACCCAGCTGGTGCACACCCTCAACGGCAGCGGCCTGGCGGTGGGCCGCACCATGGCGGCCCTGCTCGAGAACGGCCAGCAGGCCGACGGCACGGTGCGGCTGCCCAAGGCCCTCGTGCCCTATTTCGGGGCGGAGAGGATCGGCTGA
- a CDS encoding Uma2 family endonuclease, whose product MPLTIDALAPLRLPKDLRLTPEQFEQVCAANPEAVLELSADGCVITMTPTGGETSQSNGELLFQLKTYARLAGGWKVFDSSGGFHLPDGSVLSPDASLVRIERWQALSREQRRGFPPLCPDLVVELASPSDEGPRGLTALRRKMTAYQANGAQLGWLLLPDDKAVEIWTADGESRHLTQPAVLEGGSVLPGLRLELDAIWAA is encoded by the coding sequence ATGCCTCTCACGATCGACGCCTTGGCGCCCCTGCGCCTGCCGAAAGACCTGCGGCTCACGCCCGAGCAGTTCGAACAGGTGTGCGCGGCCAATCCGGAGGCGGTTCTTGAACTCAGTGCTGATGGGTGCGTGATCACCATGACGCCCACCGGAGGTGAGACCAGCCAGAGCAACGGCGAACTGCTTTTTCAGTTGAAGACCTATGCCCGCCTGGCAGGAGGCTGGAAGGTGTTCGACAGCTCAGGAGGATTCCACCTCCCCGATGGCTCGGTTCTGAGCCCGGATGCCTCGCTGGTGCGAATCGAACGCTGGCAGGCCCTCAGCCGCGAGCAACGCCGCGGATTCCCCCCGTTGTGCCCCGATCTGGTCGTCGAGCTGGCCAGCCCCAGCGATGAGGGGCCCCGCGGCCTCACCGCCCTGCGCCGCAAGATGACCGCCTACCAGGCCAACGGCGCCCAGCTGGGCTGGCTGCTGCTGCCTGACGACAAGGCCGTGGAGATATGGACCGCCGACGGCGAGAGCCGCCACCTGACTCAGCCCGCCGTGCTGGAGGGCGGCAGTGTGCTGCCGGGGCTGCGGCTGGAGCTTGACGCCATCTGGGCCGCCTGA
- the rseP gene encoding RIP metalloprotease RseP translates to MGVLAALAILAGLIVVHEAGHFLAATWQGIRVSSFSIGFGPVLFERQRRGVQFALRAIPLGGFVAFPDDDEDSAIPKDDPDLLSNRPLHQRALVIAAGVLANLLLAWLVLVGQGLVVGIPAGFSATPGVLVSGVQPGLPAAAAGLQPGDRIVTLAGEEIGGGQQAVAALVEQIKGSPERTLPLVAERGQQRLQLRLTPDDLAGIGRIGAQLQPNGTEQFRPARSPLEAIRQANRDTSLLVRRTAGGFLTLITHFGETASQVSGPVKIVEMGASLAQQGGGSLFLFTALISINLAVLNALPLPLLDGGQFVLLLLEGLRGRPLPQRFQMAFMQSGFVFLVGLSLVLIVKDTSQLPAVQQLLGH, encoded by the coding sequence ATGGGTGTTCTGGCGGCACTGGCGATCCTGGCGGGGCTGATCGTGGTGCACGAGGCCGGCCACTTCCTCGCCGCCACCTGGCAGGGCATCCGGGTGAGCAGCTTCTCGATCGGCTTCGGGCCCGTGCTCTTCGAGCGCCAGCGCCGCGGCGTGCAGTTCGCCCTGCGGGCCATCCCCCTGGGTGGCTTCGTGGCCTTCCCCGACGACGACGAGGACAGTGCGATCCCCAAGGACGACCCCGACCTCCTCTCCAACCGCCCCCTGCACCAGCGAGCCCTGGTGATCGCTGCCGGCGTGCTGGCCAACCTGCTGCTGGCCTGGCTGGTGCTGGTGGGGCAGGGCCTGGTGGTGGGGATTCCCGCCGGCTTCAGCGCCACTCCGGGGGTGCTGGTGTCCGGCGTGCAGCCGGGCCTGCCCGCCGCCGCCGCCGGCCTGCAGCCGGGCGATCGCATCGTGACCCTGGCCGGCGAGGAGATCGGCGGCGGCCAGCAGGCGGTGGCGGCCTTGGTTGAGCAGATCAAGGGCTCTCCCGAGCGCACCCTGCCCCTGGTGGCCGAGCGCGGCCAGCAACGGCTGCAGCTGCGGCTCACCCCCGACGACCTCGCCGGGATTGGGCGGATCGGAGCCCAGCTGCAGCCCAACGGCACCGAGCAGTTCCGCCCGGCCCGCAGCCCCTTGGAAGCGATCCGCCAGGCCAACCGCGACACCTCCCTGCTGGTGCGCCGCACCGCCGGCGGCTTCCTCACCCTCATCACCCACTTCGGTGAAACCGCGTCCCAGGTGAGCGGTCCGGTGAAGATCGTGGAGATGGGCGCCTCCCTGGCCCAGCAGGGCGGCGGCAGCCTGTTCCTGTTCACGGCCCTGATCTCGATCAACCTGGCCGTGCTCAACGCCCTGCCCCTGCCGCTGCTGGATGGCGGCCAGTTCGTGCTGCTGCTGCTCGAGGGCCTGCGGGGCCGGCCGCTGCCCCAGCGGTTCCAGATGGCCTTCATGCAGTCGGGCTTCGTGTTCCTGGTGGGCCTCAGCCTGGTGCTGATCGTGAAGGACACCTCCCAGCTGCCGGCCGTGCAGCAGCTGCTGGGGCACTGA
- the nth gene encoding endonuclease III — protein sequence MPRLPTARQRAPQILERLGALYPEATCSLHWRTPYELLIATMLSAQCTDERVNRITPALFERFPDAAAAAAVEPEEVEPYVKSAGFFRNKAKAIVGASRLLLERHGGEVPRSMEELLQLPGVARKTASVVLAWCYGINAGVTVDTHVSRLAQRLRLSRHSEPRRIEPDLMKLVPREQWQTLSIRLIFHGRAVCAARKPLCAACSLADLCPSAPPLARQAAG from the coding sequence ATGCCCCGCCTGCCCACGGCCCGCCAGCGGGCACCCCAGATCCTCGAGCGCCTCGGGGCCCTCTACCCCGAGGCCACCTGCTCGCTCCACTGGCGCACGCCCTACGAGCTGCTGATCGCCACCATGCTCTCGGCCCAGTGCACCGACGAGCGGGTGAACCGGATCACGCCGGCCCTGTTCGAGCGCTTCCCCGATGCCGCCGCGGCGGCGGCCGTGGAACCGGAGGAAGTGGAGCCCTACGTGAAGTCGGCCGGGTTCTTCCGCAACAAGGCCAAGGCCATCGTGGGCGCCTCCCGGCTGCTGCTGGAGCGCCACGGCGGTGAGGTGCCGCGGAGCATGGAGGAGTTGCTGCAGCTGCCCGGCGTGGCCCGCAAGACCGCCTCGGTGGTGCTGGCCTGGTGCTACGGCATCAATGCCGGCGTCACGGTGGACACCCACGTGAGCCGTCTGGCTCAGCGTCTGCGGCTCAGCCGCCACAGCGAGCCGCGCCGGATCGAGCCCGACCTGATGAAGCTCGTTCCCCGGGAGCAGTGGCAGACCCTCTCGATCCGGCTGATCTTCCACGGCCGCGCCGTGTGCGCCGCCCGCAAGCCCCTCTGCGCCGCCTGCAGCCTCGCCGACCTCTGCCCGAGCGCCCCACCCCTGGCGCGGCAGGCCGCAGGGTAG
- the rpsN gene encoding 30S ribosomal protein S14 — MAKKSMIARDVKRKKMVDRFAAKRAALKAAFEAAADPMERLEIHRKIQSLPRNSAPTRVRNRCWATGKPRGVYRDFGLCRNQLRERAHKGELPGVVKSSW; from the coding sequence ATGGCGAAGAAGTCGATGATTGCGCGCGATGTGAAGCGCAAGAAGATGGTGGACCGCTTCGCCGCCAAGCGCGCTGCCCTCAAGGCCGCCTTCGAGGCCGCCGCCGATCCGATGGAGCGGCTGGAGATCCACCGCAAGATCCAGTCGCTGCCCCGCAACAGCGCTCCCACCCGGGTGCGCAACCGCTGCTGGGCCACCGGCAAGCCCCGGGGTGTTTACCGCGACTTCGGCCTCTGCCGCAACCAGCTGCGCGAGCGGGCCCACAAGGGCGAACTGCCCGGCGTGGTCAAGTCATCCTGGTAA